The sequence TATAGGGCAAAGGCCAGCAGGTGAGACGGTGCTTGGAGGGGGGTTATTGGTGACAACGCTTGTGGTGCACGCGGTGGTTGGGTGGAAAGAGCAGTAATTCGTGATCCGTAATCAGTAATCGGTGAACCGTAACAACATAAGACAACAGGCATTTCAATTACTTCCAATTCATGCTTGACATATAACTGCATGGGTTGTTTGTTTCACGGTTCACGGTTCACGGTTCACGGTTCACGGTTCACGGTTCACGGTTCACGGTTCACGGTTCACCGCCTTCCTCGGTTCCGCAAACACCCTTTTAACCTGAGGATACTCTTCCTTGATGGCGATCCTTATCTGTTCGAGCACGTCCTCAACCTGTCCGGCGGGTACAGTGTCCACAAAATCCAGGCTGATGTTGGTGAGGATGAAATCCGGTCCCATGTGCAGCGTCAGGACTTCGTTCACCGATTGGATCTGAGGGTAGGAACCGGCCAGGATGCGAATCCCGTGTACGATCTCGCGGTTTGCGCTCTCCCCGATGAGAAGGCCTTTGGTCTCGTAGGCAAGCCAGACTGCTGTCCCTCCAAGAATGATCCCGATGACGATGGAGGCCAGCCCGTCGTAAAGCGGGTTGTGAGTACGGTGGCTTATGTAAATACCCATAAATGCCACAATCAAGCCCAGCATAGCGGCGGAGTCCTCAAAAAGGACAACAAACAGAGAGGGGTTTTTCCCCCGCTGGACAGCTTCAATAATTCCCCATTTTCCTTTTGCTCTGGAAAACTCGCGAAAGGCGAAAAGCCAGGCCGCCCCTTCGAAAAGAAAGGCCAGACCTAGGACGATATAGTTGATATTTGGATTGGTCAGCTTTGACGGGTGACTGATGTGTACGATGCCTTCGTAAAGAGAAATGCCGGCTCCCACGGCAAAAATGAGGATAGCCACCACAAAGCTCCAGAAATAGATCTCCTTACCATGGCCGAAGGGAAAATATTCATCTGGAGGGGCTTCGGAGCGTTTCAGGCCGTAAAGGAGCAGCACCTGGTTGCCAGTGTCCACAAGGGAGTGGATTCCCTCGGACAACATGGCGGAGCTCCCGGTGAGGAGCGCGGCAAAAAACTTGGTGATCGCAATGAGGGAGTTGCCCACCAGGGCCGCCCAGATAACCTTTTTGGAAGCTGAGGACATATTGTACCTGCCGTTAAATGTTGTCAGGTTTCCCAGGGAGTGGAATTATGACCACACCTGTGTTTAAATGGGCCTTTTTTTACCTTATAACATTTTTAGCTGTGTAACAGCAGGAAAGGAGAACCAGATGCAGATCGGAACGAATAGCGTGGTGTCCATTCACTACACCCTAAGGGACGAAACCGGCGAGGTGCTGGACGCTTCAGAGGGCAGGGAACCCCTGGATTATATGCACGGCTCCGGGCAGATCATTCCGGGCCTTGAAAACGCGCTGGAGGGAAAATCCAAGGGAGAAGAGCTCGCTGTAGTCATCGAACCGGAAAACGGCTACGGTACCCGGGATGAGTCTCTTGTCCACGAGGTTCCGAAATCGGAGTTCGAGGCGTCTGACGAAATTGAAGTGGGGATGCAGTTTCGGGTGGGTGATGAAGGCGGAACCTTAATTATGGTGGTGGCCGGCGTTGGCGATGAGGCCGTCACCCTGGATGGCAACCACCCCCTTGCCGGTGTGACCCTGTCCTTTGATGTTTCCATCGAGGATGTTCGGGAGGCCACCGAGGAGGAGATCAAGGCAAGTCAGCATGTGCATGGGTCGGGATGCGGATGCTAGTGCAAGAATGCATCCGCCGTCGCCAAGGCTATGGCGGACAGGGAATATGGAATGTAGAACGCAGAATAAAAACTAATCTAAAATAAAGCGGCCAATTGGCCGCCCTATTTATTCCTGGAACCTGGAACTCCGGACACTATAGACTTTTCAATGTGTCCGGGGAGATCATCCATTTAACCCCCCATGTCCCGGCCTTTTCCAGACACACCATTGTACCGGGAGTGAAGTCAATGATCTCCCTGCTGCTGTCGTGAAGGAGCAGCAGGGAAGCCAGGCGCGGCAGGTGGCCCACGAGCATGGCATCCTTGTCCACGACCTCCAGATGTTGGGACCAGATAGCAGGATCATCTGATGGCCTGAGACCCTCCCTTTCCTCGGGGGCAGGAGCCCTGGGAAGAGCCTGGCTGATAATGGAGGCTGTCTGGGCAGCCCTTACCTTGGGACTGTGGAAAATGTGCCCCGGCATCAATCTGAAACGATGGGCCAGAAGCCCGGCCAGATTACGCACATCGGTTTCGCCCTGCTTTGACAGAGGCCGTGCCCGGTCTTCTCCTTCGCTGACAGCCTCACCATGTCTCATGAGGTAAAGCAGCATCGCACTCTCCCTTCACCCGTGTTTAATCTCTTTTTGATTGGAACGTCGAGCGCCCTGGGGGCCCTTCACCGATCTGATCCCATTATGCCAAAACCATAACATTTGTGCTGTGGGCAATTCTAACTTACAATAATGTCTTTTATGGCTGTTTACAAAGGAGAGTGTGCCTGCAGTTATGAACTATTCCATACTGAGTAAAATACTGGACGCGAGTCCGGATATGTACCTGATCATCGACGGGAACGGAGTCCTGATCGACTTCAAACCTTCTCCAAATTTTGAACCGGCTTTGCCGCCTGGAGAGTTCCTTGGCAAAACCATAGGGCAGGTGCTCCCTGAGGAGCTTGCCAAGACGGGTCTCTTGAGGACAAGAGAGGTCCTGGACACGGGAAAGGAATGTTTGTTGGAGTACAGCCTTCCCATCGATGGTAAACTTAATTTCTACGAGGCAAGGCTTACTCTCTTTGATGAAAAACAGGTCCTGGTCATAATCCGGGATGTAACCGATAAAAAACGCTCCATGGAGGCTGCCAAGGCTCTCATTGACGCTTCTACGGACTGGTTCTTCCTTTTGGACAGACAGGGATACATCCTGTCCATCAACCAGAGTGCAGCCGATATCTTTGGGAAGAGGCGGGAACAGATGGAGGGGACACTCTACTGGGATCATCTCTCACCGGAAAAAGCCCGCTATCGTAAAGAGCGGATGGAGGAGATACTTAAAACCGGCAAGCCCACCAGCCTTGTTGACCTGTCAGATGACAGGGTCTTCGAAGCTTCTTTGAATCCGGTAGCGGAACCGGGTGGACCTGTCCATTTGGTGGCCTATTTCATCAAGGATATTACCGATCAGGTTAAAGCTGAAAAGGATAGAATCGAATCTGAGGCCCGGCATCGGCGTCTCTTCGATAGCAATCCGGTGCCCATGTATGTCTACGACACAAGCACCTTGATAA comes from bacterium and encodes:
- a CDS encoding peptidylprolyl isomerase; amino-acid sequence: MQIGTNSVVSIHYTLRDETGEVLDASEGREPLDYMHGSGQIIPGLENALEGKSKGEELAVVIEPENGYGTRDESLVHEVPKSEFEASDEIEVGMQFRVGDEGGTLIMVVAGVGDEAVTLDGNHPLAGVTLSFDVSIEDVREATEEEIKASQHVHGSGCGC
- a CDS encoding cation diffusion facilitator family transporter, translated to MSSASKKVIWAALVGNSLIAITKFFAALLTGSSAMLSEGIHSLVDTGNQVLLLYGLKRSEAPPDEYFPFGHGKEIYFWSFVVAILIFAVGAGISLYEGIVHISHPSKLTNPNINYIVLGLAFLFEGAAWLFAFREFSRAKGKWGIIEAVQRGKNPSLFVVLFEDSAAMLGLIVAFMGIYISHRTHNPLYDGLASIVIGIILGGTAVWLAYETKGLLIGESANREIVHGIRILAGSYPQIQSVNEVLTLHMGPDFILTNISLDFVDTVPAGQVEDVLEQIRIAIKEEYPQVKRVFAEPRKAVNREP
- the sixA gene encoding phosphohistidine phosphatase SixA; translation: MLLYLMRHGEAVSEGEDRARPLSKQGETDVRNLAGLLAHRFRLMPGHIFHSPKVRAAQTASIISQALPRAPAPEEREGLRPSDDPAIWSQHLEVVDKDAMLVGHLPRLASLLLLHDSSREIIDFTPGTMVCLEKAGTWGVKWMISPDTLKSL